In Gimesia panareensis, the genomic window CTGCAGTACGTCGGGATGCTCGGCCTGAATGGTGAGGCAGTCGCCGCCGACCGAGGCGCGGAGTTCATCGGGCGTGCCGCAGGTGACGAGTTCGCCCCGGTTCAGGATTCCCAATCGGTCACAGTGTTCTGCTTCTTCCATCAGGTGAGTGGTGATCAGGATGGTAACGCCGTTTTCGGTCTGCAGCTGTTTGAGATATTTCCAGAGGTCGTGCCGCGCGCCGGGATCGAGGCCGGTGCTCGGTTCATCGAGCAGGAGCACGCGAGGTGAATGCAGTAGTCCCTTGGCGATTTCGACGCGGCGTTTGAGTCCGCCGGAGAGGGATTCGGCAAGGTCGCCTTTACGGTCGGTCAGACCCAGGTGGGCCAGCACGGTTTCGATGCGTTCCCGCATCAATGCACCGGAGATGCCGTACAGGTGTGCCTGGTGTTTGAGGTTTTCCAGCACGGTGAGTTTGCCGTCCAGGCTGGGTGACTGAAAGGTCACGCCGATGAGGTTCCGGATTTCCTGCGGCTGAGTGGCCAGGTCGAGGTCGGCAATTTCCGCGGAACCGTCCTGCAGCGGGAGCAGGGTGGAGAGCAGGCGAAACAGTGTGGTTTTTCCACCGCCGTTGGGTCCCAGCAGACCGAAGATTTCACCGGTGCGGACTTCGAAACTGAGTTGATTCAGGGCGAGCCGCTGCCCGTAGCGGTGTGAG contains:
- a CDS encoding ABC transporter ATP-binding protein, with the protein product MLSNTPLQETARASRIVVQNISHRYGQRLALNQLSFEVRTGEIFGLLGPNGGGKTTLFRLLSTLLPLQDGSAEIADLDLATQPQEIRNLIGVTFQSPSLDGKLTVLENLKHQAHLYGISGALMRERIETVLAHLGLTDRKGDLAESLSGGLKRRVEIAKGLLHSPRVLLLDEPSTGLDPGARHDLWKYLKQLQTENGVTILITTHLMEEAEHCDRLGILNRGELVTCGTPDELRASVGGDCLTIQAEHPDVLQTLITDKFGVTPQRINGSLRLEHSRGHEFLKDLIDAFPEQVTSVSLGKPTLEDVFIHETGHQFWQAEESA